The Zalophus californianus isolate mZalCal1 chromosome 7, mZalCal1.pri.v2, whole genome shotgun sequence genome includes a region encoding these proteins:
- the PDCD2 gene encoding programmed cell death protein 2: MAAARAGPAELGFVEAAPAWRLRREQFPSKVGGRPAWLGAAGLPRPEELACALCGRPLAFLLQLYAPLPDRADAFHRGLFVFCCRAPPCCAGLRVFRNQLPRKNDFYSYEPPSEDPPPETGESVCLQLKSGAHLCRVCGCLGPKTCSRCHKAHYCSKEHQTLDWRFGHKQACTQSDYLDRTIPDHGFLFPEFEIVIETEDEITPEVVEKENDSEIIGSMGEAPEEELDSMAKHESKEDKIFQKFKTKIALEPKQVLRYGRGIAPIWISGENIPQEKDIPYCPCGAKRTFEFQVMPQLLNHLKADRLGRSVDWGVLAVFTCAESCRLGIGYTEEFVWKQDITNTP; this comes from the exons ATGGCGGCCGCCCGTGCGGGGCCGGCTGAGCTGGGCTTCGTGGAGGCGGCGCCGGCGTGGCGGCTGCGCCGCGAGCAGTTCCCCAGCAAGGTGGGCGGGCGGCCGGCGTGGCTGGGCGCGGCCGGGCTGCCGCGGCCCGAGGAGCTGGCCTGCGCGCTGTGCGGCCGCCCGCTGGCCTTCCTGCTGCAGCTGTACGCGCCGCTGCCCGACCGCGCCGACGCCTTCCACCGCGGCCTGTTCGTCTTCTGCTGCCGGGCGCCGCCGTGCTGTGCGGGCCTGCGCG TGTTTAGAAATCAGCTACCCAGGAAAAATGACTTTTACTCATATGAGCCACCTTCTGAGGATCCTCCTCCAGAGACGGGAGAGTCTGTGTGCCTCCAGCTCAAGTCTGGTGCTCATCTCTGCAGGGTTTGTGGCTGTTTAGGCCCCAAAACATGCTCCAGATGTCACAAGGCGCATTACTGCAGCAAGGAGCATCAGACTCTAGACTGGAGATTTGGGCATAAGCAGGCTTGTACACAATCAG ATTATTTGGACAGAACAATTCCAGACCACGGCTTCCTTTTTCCAGAATTTGAAATTGTAATAGAAACAGAAGATGAGATTACACCTGAAgtcgttgaaaaagaaaatgattcgGAAATTATAGGGAGCATGG GTGAAGCACCTGAGGAAGAATTGGATTCCATGGCAAAACATGAATCCAAGGAAGATAAAATTTTCCAGAAGTTTAAAACTAAAATAGCCCTTGAGCCAAAACAG GTTCTCAGATACGGCAGAGGGATTGCTCCCATCTGGATCTCTGGTGAAAATATCCCTCAAGAAAAGGATATTCCATATTGCCCCTGTGGTGCCAAGAGAACATTTGAATTCCAG GTCATGCCTCAGCTGCTCAACCACCTAAAGGCCGACAGACTGGGCAGGAGTGTCGACTGGGGTGTCCTGGCTGTCTTCACCTGTGCTGAAAGCTGTAGACTGGGGATTGGCTACACAGAGGAATTTGTTTGGAAGCAAGATATAACAAATACACCCTAA